A part of Desulfomicrobium baculatum DSM 4028 genomic DNA contains:
- the ptrA gene encoding pitrilysin — translation MPILRFVLFFLFLALQAQAAQVRISDTDYRAYRALTLETGLEVLLVHDQRASKAAAALALPVGSLDNPDSQPGLAHYLEHMLFLGSTSYPGPEEYQSFITRNGGQTNAATGYTSTTYMIEVDPPAFPEALRRMADTLARPLLDPVYADKERNAVNAEMESKKHSDGRRLAMLMLSTLNPDHPATRFTGGNLETLSDKPGSRLHDELVRFHQTWYSANLMKGVLYGPQSLDELEALARSELAVIPDRQAKIEVPVAPPATDAEKGVIVGVRPVRETRSMSIEFVLPQALDDSRTKPLQVVSAVLGTETGHSLVEMLRDKGLALGLSAGGDTTSLRNGVTLSLFVQLTEEGDRKRDEVLATIFAYFDLLRAQGLGETYFEQLRRMLDMEFRFAPLASGFDYVASAATQMLRHPVEDVNYGPYRLDSFDREAVNSVIEALRPENARIFQVGPDQPVDREAFFYQTPYSARPIEDGDITRWGKLSAGMELRLPDLNPFLPDDFSLVAAKGNAEPRKLTDKPGLSLWHAGSAFRQEPKAILMTRLQSAHFAATREQTALQGVLLELWDQQQAGLRYQAMEAGLGLSVSGDEGIVIRIDGFSQHQADLLPRVLDFLEQDVTPEDFMQAKAEQLRSLANMEKQGLFGQAMGAMRNLLKVPSWDHRAIEETTRGLTLQDLGEYLRTVRRDLRFTVFGFGNITPDDLRKLEGDLRPFIGPEAGAPPIATRIAPRQGVVADYRKASVLEDSALVEMFLAPETGSGSKARMLLLEGLLSNRFFSRLRTEEQLGYVATSFPVMFAHAAGIGFGVQSPVQGTAGLADRFESFYYTALSQLRGVTGEEFESVRQGVLASLTKSPDTLEEEFGWLETDLRLGNQAFDGRDKLVDSLRKATLPEIVRAYETMVMGPGGTRALIQIQGSRFDDFGWARKSGAEHVAEPTDFHRLMGVQRYQGL, via the coding sequence ATGCCCATATTGCGTTTTGTTCTTTTCTTCCTGTTCCTCGCCCTGCAGGCCCAGGCCGCGCAAGTGCGGATCTCGGACACGGACTACCGCGCCTATCGGGCCTTGACTCTTGAAACCGGCCTGGAAGTGCTGCTGGTGCATGACCAGCGCGCCTCCAAGGCCGCCGCGGCCCTGGCTCTGCCCGTGGGCAGCCTCGACAACCCGGACTCCCAGCCCGGCCTGGCCCATTATCTGGAGCACATGCTCTTCCTGGGTTCCACGTCCTATCCCGGCCCCGAAGAGTACCAATCCTTCATCACCAGAAACGGCGGACAGACCAACGCGGCCACGGGGTACACCTCCACTACCTACATGATCGAGGTCGATCCTCCGGCTTTCCCCGAGGCGCTGCGGCGCATGGCCGACACCCTGGCCCGGCCGCTGCTCGACCCGGTCTACGCGGACAAGGAGCGAAACGCCGTCAATGCGGAGATGGAGTCCAAAAAGCACAGCGACGGACGCCGCCTAGCCATGCTGATGCTCTCGACCCTGAACCCGGATCATCCGGCCACCCGCTTCACTGGCGGCAACCTGGAGACCCTGTCCGACAAGCCCGGCAGCCGCCTGCACGACGAACTGGTCCGCTTCCACCAGACATGGTACTCGGCGAACCTGATGAAAGGCGTGCTCTACGGCCCCCAGAGCCTTGACGAGTTGGAAGCCCTGGCCCGGAGCGAACTTGCCGTCATCCCCGACCGCCAGGCCAAAATAGAGGTTCCCGTCGCGCCGCCGGCCACGGACGCCGAAAAAGGCGTGATCGTCGGCGTGCGCCCCGTGCGCGAGACACGGAGCATGAGCATCGAATTCGTCCTGCCCCAGGCCCTGGACGACTCCCGCACCAAGCCCCTGCAGGTCGTATCCGCCGTGCTCGGCACGGAGACCGGGCACTCCCTGGTCGAAATGCTGCGAGACAAGGGGCTGGCGCTGGGTCTTTCGGCCGGAGGAGACACCACTTCCTTGCGCAACGGCGTGACCCTGTCCCTCTTCGTGCAACTCACCGAAGAAGGCGACAGGAAACGCGACGAGGTGCTGGCCACGATATTCGCCTACTTCGATCTGCTGCGCGCCCAGGGTCTGGGAGAGACGTATTTCGAGCAGCTGCGGCGCATGCTGGACATGGAATTCCGCTTCGCCCCCCTGGCCAGCGGCTTCGACTATGTCGCCTCCGCCGCGACGCAGATGCTGCGGCATCCCGTGGAAGACGTGAATTACGGCCCCTACCGCCTGGACTCCTTTGACCGCGAGGCCGTAAACAGCGTGATCGAAGCGCTCAGGCCCGAAAACGCGCGCATCTTCCAGGTCGGCCCGGATCAGCCTGTGGACAGGGAGGCCTTCTTCTACCAGACCCCGTACAGCGCAAGGCCCATCGAAGACGGCGACATCACCCGTTGGGGCAAGCTTTCCGCAGGGATGGAATTGCGCCTGCCGGACCTGAACCCCTTCCTGCCGGATGATTTTTCGCTGGTCGCAGCCAAGGGAAACGCAGAGCCTCGCAAACTCACGGACAAACCCGGTCTCTCCCTTTGGCACGCCGGATCGGCTTTTAGGCAGGAGCCCAAGGCCATCCTCATGACCCGGCTGCAATCCGCCCATTTCGCCGCCACCCGCGAGCAAACGGCCCTGCAGGGCGTGCTGCTCGAACTGTGGGATCAGCAGCAGGCGGGCCTGCGCTATCAGGCCATGGAGGCGGGGCTTGGATTGTCCGTGTCCGGCGATGAAGGCATCGTCATCCGAATTGACGGATTCAGTCAGCATCAGGCTGACCTCCTGCCCCGCGTGCTCGACTTTCTCGAGCAGGACGTCACGCCGGAAGATTTCATGCAGGCCAAGGCGGAACAGCTGCGCAGCCTGGCCAACATGGAAAAGCAGGGCCTGTTTGGTCAGGCCATGGGCGCCATGCGCAACCTGCTCAAAGTCCCGTCATGGGACCACCGGGCCATCGAAGAGACCACCAGGGGGCTGACCCTGCAGGACCTTGGCGAATACCTGCGCACAGTGCGGCGGGATCTGCGCTTCACGGTCTTCGGGTTCGGCAATATTACTCCGGACGACCTGCGCAAGCTGGAGGGGGACCTTCGGCCGTTCATCGGACCTGAAGCAGGAGCGCCGCCGATTGCGACACGCATCGCACCCAGACAGGGCGTCGTGGCCGATTACCGCAAAGCGAGCGTGCTGGAAGACAGCGCCCTGGTCGAAATGTTCCTGGCCCCTGAGACCGGCTCAGGTTCCAAGGCGCGCATGCTCCTGCTGGAAGGACTTCTGTCCAACCGCTTCTTCAGCCGTCTGCGCACCGAAGAGCAATTGGGCTACGTGGCGACCAGCTTTCCGGTCATGTTCGCCCACGCCGCCGGGATCGGATTCGGCGTGCAGAGCCCGGTGCAGGGAACGGCAGGCCTGGCCGACCGCTTCGAGTCCTTCTACTACACGGCCCTCTCGCAGCTGCGCGGCGTGACCGGGGAAGAATTCGAATCCGTGCGCCAGGGCGTGCTGGCCTCACTGACCAAAAGCCCGGATACCCTGGAAGAGGAATTCGGCTGGCTGGAAACGGACCTGCGCCTGGGCAACCAGGCCTTCGACGGCCGCGACAAGCTGGTCGATTCTTTGAGGAAAGCCACCCTGCCCGAGATCGTGCGCGCCTACGAGACCATGGTCATGGGCCCCGGCGGCACGCGGGCGCTCATCCAGATCCAAGGCTCGCGCTTCGACGATTTCGGCTGGGCCCGCAAAAGCGGGGCGGAACACGTCGCGGAGCCTACGGATTTTCACAGGCTGATGGGCGTCCAACGCTATCAGGGACTGTGA